The following coding sequences lie in one Treponema socranskii subsp. buccale genomic window:
- a CDS encoding LacI family DNA-binding transcriptional regulator — MNVTLSQIAAQTGFSVNTVSRVLRGDTRISESTSAKIKSAASDLGYTPNYAASSMRSHKTKVLGVVSADSSNPFFAEVILGIEDTAKRHGYHILLMNTEEKVENECAALRTLQGRSVDGIISVPLYDNDALRKLYTELSVPFVFAGRKVRGLEDHSLLHRDRESTEEVVTHLLANGHERILYIAGPDTISNSLDRLCGYVRAFERAGKKADPALIVKTAGHIDDGYASINHALHLQTDFTAVVCFNDLVAMGVLKSLYENNRIVPDDVEVFGCDNLNISQYMQPRLSTIDVPKYKLGREAVLELLRHIKDRELPYETRHLDARIIFRESTKKKTPNGAKREIDLCSAKGDSRAPFAHG, encoded by the coding sequence ATGAATGTGACGCTTTCACAGATTGCAGCGCAAACCGGCTTTTCCGTCAATACCGTTTCCCGCGTGCTGCGCGGAGATACGCGCATCAGCGAAAGTACGAGCGCAAAGATAAAAAGCGCCGCATCCGATCTCGGCTATACGCCGAATTACGCCGCATCGAGTATGCGTTCGCATAAGACGAAAGTGCTCGGAGTGGTGTCGGCGGATTCGTCGAATCCGTTTTTTGCCGAAGTCATCCTCGGTATCGAAGATACGGCGAAGCGGCACGGCTATCATATTTTACTGATGAACACGGAAGAAAAGGTCGAAAACGAATGCGCGGCGCTCAGGACGCTGCAGGGCAGAAGCGTCGACGGGATCATCAGCGTGCCGCTGTACGACAACGATGCGCTTCGTAAACTGTATACGGAGCTTTCGGTACCTTTCGTGTTTGCGGGAAGAAAAGTGCGGGGGCTCGAAGATCATTCGCTTTTGCACCGCGACAGAGAGAGTACGGAAGAAGTCGTTACGCATTTGCTCGCAAACGGACACGAGCGTATTCTGTATATCGCAGGCCCCGACACGATCAGCAATTCGCTCGACCGGCTCTGCGGTTATGTGCGCGCTTTCGAACGCGCGGGCAAAAAAGCCGACCCTGCGCTCATAGTGAAGACTGCGGGGCACATCGACGACGGTTATGCGTCCATAAATCATGCGCTGCACTTGCAGACGGATTTTACCGCGGTAGTCTGTTTCAACGATTTGGTTGCGATGGGCGTACTCAAATCGCTGTATGAAAACAACCGGATCGTGCCCGACGACGTCGAAGTGTTCGGCTGCGATAATTTAAACATATCGCAGTATATGCAGCCCCGCTTGAGTACGATCGATGTGCCGAAGTACAAACTCGGACGGGAAGCGGTGCTTGAATTGCTGCGCCATATTAAAGATCGGGAGCTGCCGTATGAAACGCGGCATCTCGATGCGCGCATCATATTCCGGGAGTCTACGAAAAAAAAGACTCCGAACGGAGCGAAACGGGAAATCGATTTGTGCTCTGCAAAAGGGGATAGTCGTGCGCCGTTCGCGCACGGTTAA
- a CDS encoding ABC transporter substrate-binding protein yields the protein MKKLCAVFCIAVAAAFSVPSVHAAEKPVVLTFWSLFTGGDGEFFNAMIAEFNRTHKDIQLKSDPAKYTDYYTKLTTALASKKAPDIVVVHRDSMLPFVKSGTLYALDDVMKKINAPMNDFVPAPLNACRFNGKLYSIPLDVHPIIMYYNKDLLAKAGIAKVPESYDELVRAAKTVQEKTGAVGLGVDNTTATYKAYTLARIFVSGMGQKGGSVLTADCKKAAFNNKDGAEVVQGLVDSVNRYGITPKGYDYDSAMTDFRLGKTAFYINGVWATGALEKQAGLNFAAVPFPALMGKAGAWAGSHTLAIPVQRKTDPKKVEAAAKFIIWMTQHGEMWAKAGHIPTMLSVREKREFKALPYRAGYVAAAESVIAAPNTGAWQEIYDNLSDMLEAAVAQNQNGVQAVAGMEKKVNEILASY from the coding sequence ATGAAAAAATTATGTGCCGTTTTTTGTATCGCTGTCGCTGCGGCGTTCAGCGTACCGTCCGTGCACGCCGCGGAAAAGCCCGTCGTGCTGACGTTTTGGTCGCTGTTTACCGGAGGTGACGGAGAATTCTTCAACGCGATGATCGCCGAATTCAACCGCACGCACAAGGATATTCAGCTGAAAAGCGATCCCGCAAAGTATACCGATTATTATACGAAGCTGACGACGGCGCTTGCAAGCAAAAAAGCACCCGATATCGTCGTCGTGCACCGCGACAGCATGCTGCCCTTCGTCAAAAGCGGTACGCTCTACGCGCTCGACGATGTGATGAAAAAGATCAACGCTCCGATGAACGATTTCGTTCCCGCGCCGCTGAACGCGTGCCGCTTCAACGGCAAGCTCTATTCGATTCCGCTCGACGTGCATCCGATCATCATGTATTACAACAAAGACCTGCTCGCAAAGGCGGGCATCGCAAAGGTTCCCGAGTCGTACGACGAACTTGTGAGGGCTGCAAAGACGGTGCAGGAAAAAACCGGTGCCGTGGGATTGGGCGTGGACAACACGACCGCCACTTATAAGGCCTATACGCTTGCACGCATATTCGTGTCGGGCATGGGACAAAAAGGCGGAAGCGTTCTTACCGCCGACTGCAAAAAAGCGGCGTTCAACAACAAAGACGGCGCGGAAGTCGTTCAGGGGCTCGTCGATTCCGTCAACAGATACGGCATCACTCCGAAAGGATACGATTACGATTCGGCGATGACGGATTTCCGTCTCGGAAAAACGGCGTTCTATATCAACGGCGTGTGGGCAACCGGCGCGCTCGAAAAGCAGGCGGGGTTGAACTTTGCCGCAGTGCCGTTTCCCGCATTGATGGGAAAAGCCGGCGCATGGGCGGGTTCTCATACGCTTGCGATTCCGGTACAAAGAAAAACGGATCCCAAAAAAGTAGAAGCCGCCGCGAAATTTATTATCTGGATGACGCAGCACGGCGAAATGTGGGCAAAGGCGGGACATATCCCGACGATGCTTTCCGTCCGCGAAAAGCGCGAGTTCAAAGCGCTGCCGTACCGCGCGGGATACGTCGCCGCGGCCGAATCGGTTATCGCCGCTCCGAACACGGGCGCATGGCAGGAAATCTACGACAATCTTTCCGATATGCTTGAAGCTGCCGTCGCGCAAAATCAAAACGGCGTGCAGGCCGTCGCCGGCATGGAAAAGAAAGTAAACGAAATACTCGCAAGTTATTGA
- a CDS encoding carbohydrate ABC transporter permease: MIPGNSDLKDGILFCLPFMIVFALFLLFPMLFGLFIGFFDWDILSTRTWTGFGNYVKLFKDATFYSSLGHTLVFVLVSTPLLLVTGFFMALLVTSRSPLKDVAENIFFLPYILSITVIGTLWAWLLQKNYGIVNQFIKLFGGEPVGWLTDTKYAMTSIIATTVWWTAGFNMILFSAGIKQISSEIYDAVKIDGANYVQTVFHITLPLVRPTTALCLILQIIASFNIFGQVYVMTGGGPHGSTRVLVQYIYETGFKYFKMGYSSAMAYVLFFIILIISLFQYKAISAGEE, from the coding sequence ATGATTCCCGGAAATTCGGATTTGAAAGACGGCATTTTGTTTTGCCTTCCGTTTATGATCGTGTTTGCACTTTTTCTCCTCTTCCCGATGCTGTTCGGTCTTTTTATCGGCTTTTTCGATTGGGATATCCTTTCGACTCGCACGTGGACGGGGTTCGGAAATTATGTAAAACTTTTTAAAGACGCAACTTTTTATTCGAGCCTCGGTCACACGCTCGTGTTCGTGCTCGTTTCGACGCCGCTCCTGCTGGTAACGGGCTTTTTTATGGCGCTCCTCGTCACTTCCCGTTCTCCGTTAAAAGATGTTGCGGAAAATATTTTTTTTCTGCCGTACATCCTTTCGATCACCGTCATCGGCACACTGTGGGCGTGGCTGCTGCAAAAAAATTACGGCATTGTCAATCAATTCATCAAGCTTTTCGGCGGAGAACCCGTCGGCTGGCTTACCGATACGAAATACGCGATGACTTCGATAATCGCGACGACGGTGTGGTGGACTGCGGGCTTCAATATGATACTCTTTTCCGCAGGCATCAAACAGATTTCATCGGAGATATACGATGCCGTGAAAATCGACGGGGCGAACTATGTGCAGACGGTGTTTCATATAACGCTGCCGCTCGTCCGTCCGACGACCGCTCTGTGTCTCATTCTTCAGATTATCGCGTCGTTCAATATTTTCGGACAAGTGTACGTGATGACCGGAGGCGGGCCGCACGGTTCGACGCGCGTACTCGTGCAGTATATTTATGAAACGGGATTCAAATATTTTAAAATGGGATATTCGTCCGCGATGGCTTACGTATTGTTTTTTATCATTTTAATAATTTCGCTGTTTCAGTATAAAGCGATTTCGGCAGGCGAAGAATGA
- a CDS encoding carbohydrate ABC transporter permease, which translates to MKKYILIFLTVLLLTLWLFPLFWLVVTSLKTEQDVMSDIITLIPLRPTLVNYQKAFLSTDIFRWLLNSFIVSFSVTAGTLVLDVPIAYALARIRFKGRRIVFWTVMAAMMIPFQVLIIPLYMQFNAYGILDTLAAVLLPRLALPIGVFIIKQFYEGIPYALEEAAFIDGASRFTTFMQVMLPVGKAAMITTVIISFINAWNDFLWPLIAVSESAKYTITVGIANFQGTHGTEYAMIMAGALIASIPQFVFYALFRRQIVAGLVMTGIKG; encoded by the coding sequence ATGAAAAAATATATTTTAATTTTTTTGACGGTGCTGCTTTTGACGCTGTGGCTTTTTCCGCTTTTTTGGCTCGTCGTTACGTCGCTCAAAACCGAACAGGACGTTATGTCCGACATCATTACGTTAATTCCGCTGCGCCCGACGCTTGTCAATTATCAAAAAGCGTTTTTATCGACCGATATATTCCGCTGGCTTTTGAATTCGTTTATCGTTTCGTTTTCCGTCACTGCGGGTACGCTGGTTTTGGACGTGCCGATCGCATACGCGCTTGCCCGCATACGCTTTAAGGGAAGGCGCATCGTCTTTTGGACGGTTATGGCTGCGATGATGATTCCGTTTCAAGTGCTCATCATACCGCTGTATATGCAGTTCAACGCATACGGCATCCTCGACACGCTCGCCGCCGTTTTGCTGCCGCGCCTTGCGCTTCCGATCGGCGTCTTTATCATCAAACAATTTTATGAAGGCATACCCTATGCGCTCGAAGAAGCCGCCTTTATCGACGGGGCGAGCCGCTTTACGACGTTTATGCAGGTGATGCTGCCGGTCGGCAAAGCCGCGATGATAACGACGGTCATCATTTCGTTTATCAACGCGTGGAATGATTTTTTGTGGCCGCTTATCGCCGTAAGCGAATCGGCGAAGTATACGATCACCGTCGGCATTGCCAATTTTCAAGGAACGCACGGAACCGAATACGCGATGATCATGGCGGGCGCCCTCATCGCTTCGATTCCGCAGTTTGTATTTTACGCGCTTTTTCGAAGACAGATCGTCGCGGGTCTCGTGATGACGGGCATAAAGGGTTAA
- a CDS encoding HAD family hydrolase, with protein MKLFIFDMGGVVAHNVAVEGAVAKAVGMSEGEFYKACKYDRAARGKIINKKNDVRDADIMTMLSNGELTTEEFWSEFEKRTGVRVPMDYLGLFFNPVLDDGVVDIVKALRKKYRVVCGTNTIQSHYDIHLARSDYAFFDKTYASNMIGASKPDVEFWKRIMLAEGVAPEDIFFTDDNEANCAASSSLGIRTFRFTNADDLRNEVRPWL; from the coding sequence ATGAAGCTTTTTATATTTGACATGGGCGGCGTCGTCGCTCACAACGTTGCGGTTGAAGGTGCCGTCGCAAAAGCCGTCGGCATGAGCGAAGGGGAATTCTATAAAGCCTGCAAATACGACAGGGCGGCTCGCGGAAAAATTATTAATAAAAAAAACGATGTACGCGATGCCGATATCATGACGATGCTTTCGAACGGAGAACTGACGACCGAGGAGTTTTGGAGCGAGTTTGAGAAGCGGACGGGAGTGCGCGTACCGATGGACTACCTCGGTCTCTTTTTTAATCCGGTACTCGACGACGGCGTGGTCGATATCGTCAAAGCGCTCCGAAAAAAATACCGCGTCGTGTGCGGAACGAATACGATTCAAAGCCATTACGATATTCACCTTGCGAGAAGCGATTATGCGTTCTTCGATAAAACCTATGCGTCGAATATGATCGGCGCGTCGAAGCCCGACGTCGAATTTTGGAAGCGCATCATGCTCGCAGAAGGTGTTGCACCTGAGGATATCTTTTTTACCGACGACAATGAAGCGAACTGCGCGGCTTCTTCATCGCTCGGCATCCGTACCTTCCGTTTTACAAACGCGGACGATCTTCGAAACGAAGTGCGCCCTTGGCTCTGA
- a CDS encoding class I SAM-dependent rRNA methyltransferase, translating into MNDALRIFLKPKEEREVVQGFPWVFDNEISHVKYFASDGSGRKDAPLSECESADGSACEVFTAAGGFIGTGIINRKSKICVRMLSSAYADKVFENTKAFIDARIRDAANMRRIRYGELDSYRLVFAEADLLPGLIVERFASVEGSVYLVVQFLALACEVFREEITAALIKTCNPQGIYERSDAAVREKEGLEERTGWIYGSGGDVITINENGILFYVDIAKGQKTGFFLDQKDNRKAIMPFCHGKRVLDAFSHTGAFALAAAFAGAREVVAAEISEDALSMIEKNIALNKKENIVKPVLADVFDLLKKYEESGETFDVIVLDPPAFTKSAKNIQKAYGGYKEINLRAMRLLGKGGILISCSCSAFFDANTFYDMLMHAAASSGRRVQILEKRGAGEDHPILLGYERSEYLKCAIARVL; encoded by the coding sequence ATGAATGATGCGCTTCGTATCTTTTTAAAACCGAAAGAAGAAAGGGAAGTCGTACAGGGCTTTCCGTGGGTATTCGACAACGAAATCTCTCATGTAAAATACTTTGCATCCGACGGGAGCGGCCGAAAAGATGCGCCGCTTTCCGAATGCGAAAGTGCCGACGGAAGCGCGTGCGAAGTGTTTACGGCTGCAGGCGGATTTATCGGTACGGGCATTATCAACCGAAAATCGAAGATATGCGTGCGCATGCTCTCTTCGGCTTATGCGGACAAAGTGTTTGAAAATACGAAAGCGTTTATCGATGCGCGCATCCGCGATGCGGCGAATATGCGGCGCATCCGTTACGGAGAACTCGATTCGTACCGTCTCGTTTTTGCCGAAGCCGATTTGCTTCCCGGTCTCATCGTCGAACGATTTGCATCCGTCGAGGGTTCCGTGTATCTTGTCGTTCAGTTCCTTGCGCTCGCGTGTGAAGTTTTCCGCGAAGAAATTACGGCAGCTCTTATTAAAACGTGCAATCCCCAGGGCATATACGAGCGGAGCGATGCCGCCGTCCGCGAAAAAGAAGGGCTCGAAGAAAGGACGGGCTGGATATACGGAAGCGGCGGCGACGTGATTACGATAAACGAAAACGGCATCCTCTTTTATGTCGATATCGCAAAAGGCCAAAAGACCGGTTTTTTTCTCGATCAAAAGGATAACCGTAAAGCGATTATGCCGTTTTGTCACGGAAAGCGTGTGCTCGACGCATTTTCGCATACGGGAGCATTTGCGCTCGCGGCAGCTTTTGCCGGTGCGCGTGAAGTAGTCGCTGCGGAAATTTCGGAAGACGCGCTTTCGATGATCGAAAAGAATATCGCACTCAATAAAAAAGAGAATATAGTCAAACCCGTGCTCGCCGACGTTTTCGATTTATTAAAAAAATATGAAGAATCGGGCGAAACTTTCGACGTGATCGTTCTCGATCCTCCGGCCTTTACGAAGAGCGCGAAAAACATTCAAAAGGCGTACGGCGGTTATAAAGAAATCAATTTGCGTGCGATGCGCCTGCTCGGAAAAGGCGGCATATTAATAAGCTGTTCGTGTTCCGCATTTTTCGACGCGAATACGTTTTACGATATGCTCATGCACGCAGCCGCCTCAAGCGGCCGCCGTGTACAGATATTGGAAAAGCGGGGAGCGGGAGAGGATCATCCGATTCTTCTCGGTTATGAGCGCTCGGAATATTTGAAGTGCGCGATTGCGCGGGTGCTGTGA
- the miaA gene encoding tRNA (adenosine(37)-N6)-dimethylallyltransferase MiaA: MEGSEKNCNCVILLGPTACGKTAIGVAIARERNGEIVSADSRQVYKGLDIGSGKDLDEYASGGIPVPYHLIDITDLKSEYSVFQYQKDFYRVFPDIVGRKKLPVVVGGTGMYLDSIIRNYDLIEVPENEKRRVELEAKSLEGLSRLLLSLKPDFHTREYLRDKARCIRAIEIAEYRMCPEADIMRKTMTIRPDIRPLVIGTTLLREELRERIAKRLKARLDSGMIEEVENLHKSGASWERLETLGLEYGFVAEYLQGKIASRGELYEKLVVAIRRFAKRQETWFRGMERKMKMQGSSIHWLPCVSDTDVRVHAALSLVDEYVVMR, from the coding sequence GTGGAAGGAAGCGAAAAGAACTGCAACTGCGTCATCCTTTTGGGCCCGACCGCCTGCGGCAAAACGGCGATAGGAGTTGCGATCGCGCGGGAGCGAAACGGTGAAATCGTTTCGGCGGATTCGCGGCAAGTGTACAAGGGTCTCGACATCGGTTCGGGAAAAGACTTGGACGAATACGCTTCGGGCGGAATTCCCGTTCCCTATCACCTTATCGACATAACCGATCTCAAAAGCGAATACAGTGTATTTCAATATCAAAAAGATTTTTACCGCGTCTTTCCGGATATCGTCGGTCGGAAAAAATTACCCGTCGTCGTCGGCGGTACCGGTATGTACCTCGACTCGATTATCAGAAATTACGATTTGATCGAAGTGCCTGAAAACGAAAAGCGGAGAGTGGAACTTGAGGCGAAATCCCTCGAAGGGCTTTCCCGTCTTTTGCTTTCGCTGAAACCGGATTTCCACACGCGCGAATATCTCCGCGATAAAGCGCGCTGCATACGCGCGATAGAGATAGCGGAGTATCGGATGTGCCCTGAAGCGGACATCATGCGAAAGACGATGACGATCCGTCCCGACATCCGTCCGCTTGTTATCGGTACGACGCTTTTGAGGGAAGAGCTGCGTGAGCGCATTGCAAAGCGTCTCAAAGCCCGCCTCGATTCGGGCATGATAGAAGAAGTGGAAAATTTGCACAAAAGCGGCGCATCGTGGGAGCGGCTTGAAACGCTCGGTCTCGAGTACGGATTCGTCGCCGAATATTTACAGGGGAAAATCGCCTCCCGCGGCGAACTGTACGAAAAACTCGTTGTCGCTATACGGAGATTTGCGAAGCGGCAGGAAACGTGGTTTCGCGGCATGGAGCGTAAAATGAAAATGCAGGGAAGCTCGATTCATTGGCTTCCCTGCGTTTCCGACACTGATGTGCGCGTACATGCCGCGCTTTCGTTAGTCGATGAGTACGTTGTTATGCGTTGA
- a CDS encoding TatD family hydrolase — translation MLAFSVLTDAHFHLACCAENSLEDSFRGLESISYYGVSCAHDRDEFLKQETLSAKLNENENTQVMCAFGMHPQLPLVENASFMETLLKERRIGAIGEAGFDLFTKEFKADIARQEEAWRISCELAALYGVPLVVHCRKALDKMFRDSKALSKIPAVVFHSFTGSVQDASSLLKRGVNAYFSFGNPITFGDKSAIGCVQKLDAGRLLMETDAPYQTMRGETETKMSAIARVYERAFFLRYGEESCAKEKIQMFSDAIFNNFKSAYGIA, via the coding sequence ATGTTAGCGTTTTCTGTATTGACGGATGCTCATTTTCATCTCGCCTGCTGCGCCGAAAACTCGCTTGAAGATTCGTTTCGCGGACTTGAATCCATATCCTATTACGGCGTTTCCTGCGCTCACGACAGGGACGAGTTTTTAAAACAGGAAACGCTTTCGGCAAAGCTCAACGAAAACGAAAATACGCAGGTCATGTGCGCCTTCGGTATGCACCCGCAGCTTCCGCTCGTCGAAAACGCAAGCTTTATGGAAACGCTTCTCAAAGAGCGGCGCATCGGTGCGATCGGGGAGGCGGGATTCGATTTATTTACAAAGGAATTCAAAGCCGATATCGCGCGGCAGGAAGAGGCGTGGCGTATTTCGTGTGAACTTGCAGCTCTGTACGGCGTTCCGCTCGTCGTACACTGCCGCAAAGCGCTCGATAAAATGTTCCGCGACTCGAAAGCGCTTTCGAAAATTCCGGCCGTCGTGTTTCATTCGTTTACGGGAAGCGTACAGGACGCGTCTTCTCTTTTAAAGCGCGGCGTAAACGCGTATTTCAGTTTCGGAAATCCGATCACCTTCGGCGATAAGAGTGCGATCGGCTGCGTGCAAAAACTCGATGCCGGGCGGCTCCTCATGGAAACGGATGCGCCGTACCAGACGATGCGGGGAGAGACCGAAACGAAAATGAGTGCGATCGCTCGCGTATATGAAAGGGCATTTTTTCTTCGATACGGAGAGGAAAGCTGCGCAAAGGAAAAAATCCAAATGTTCTCCGATGCGATTTTTAATAATTTTAAATCCGCTTACGGTATTGCCTAA
- a CDS encoding Hpt domain-containing protein, whose protein sequence is MPRSILNTVSGLDMVSGDTELYETLVDSFLEENVNDKAHFASLAENAAQDKGFVSFVHKTKGSAGQIGCEALYDAALSLENVLRGKEAGNATALTRVFFKIYDETISALRQYRKRI, encoded by the coding sequence ATGCCGCGTTCGATTTTAAATACGGTTTCCGGTCTCGATATGGTTTCGGGCGATACGGAACTGTACGAAACGCTCGTCGATTCTTTTTTAGAAGAAAATGTAAACGACAAGGCGCATTTTGCGTCTCTTGCGGAAAACGCAGCACAAGACAAAGGCTTCGTTTCATTCGTGCACAAGACGAAGGGATCGGCCGGACAAATCGGATGCGAAGCGCTTTACGATGCCGCCCTCTCACTCGAAAACGTACTGCGCGGAAAAGAAGCGGGAAACGCGACGGCGCTGACACGGGTATTTTTTAAAATATACGATGAAACGATTTCCGCCCTTAGGCAATACCGTAAGCGGATTTAA
- the lepB gene encoding signal peptidase I: MTESKTETLFILLFISIASSFFFAFFCIPLSADISILAFPISFAFTAIVFYKSIRLKRGDASAIPVVRKMMQYLPYVLLASFVLRRAGKNGTPFWYDIATVSLWCIVFVSSLAALYFLNEKRVYALSPEWKKYREKNPSVKPRGFARAAFEALDWADALVQAIFMVLLIQIFIVQLYMIPSESMVPEFLVGDRVVVFKTASGPKFPLSDVGVPSLKTYERGDIVVFRNPHYSMDRKSEVKTVTSQLVYLLTFMAVNLNKDENGRPKPDPLVKRVAGVPGEQLVMQDGVLYARTKDGSDFKPVEKDARFAAWNLNDVAPKAKRGIREFPLSQSEYDLMIECEKRRREYDIDAASRSCRALVERFRRAVPDRSGTFTMDASSMHEYNLFVNFDALTQRLMSADGGTAWFSSFMTDWIASKPEAGSYAGGDIYSDANYRLNIMIKECVGNLVVRNAELIKAASSSDARRSDGEIRSLMERAEMLNLYVMLLDQRNMPVFPENKNGRPQYIPEGSYFMMGDNRFNSADMRHSYTKTLTPLTKLDAYSVTYESNMSPQYVGKKYILGTTLFRFWPPSRIGAIGKRR, translated from the coding sequence ATGACAGAATCAAAAACCGAAACATTGTTTATTTTGCTATTCATCTCTATTGCATCTTCTTTTTTCTTTGCGTTTTTTTGCATACCCCTTTCCGCCGACATATCGATTTTAGCTTTTCCGATTTCGTTCGCGTTTACGGCGATCGTCTTTTATAAATCGATACGGCTCAAGCGGGGAGATGCTTCCGCTATCCCCGTCGTGCGGAAAATGATGCAGTATCTCCCGTACGTGCTCCTCGCGTCCTTTGTGCTTCGAAGGGCGGGCAAAAACGGAACGCCGTTTTGGTACGATATAGCGACGGTCTCTCTGTGGTGCATCGTCTTCGTTTCGTCGCTCGCGGCGCTGTATTTTCTGAACGAAAAGCGCGTATATGCTCTGTCTCCCGAGTGGAAAAAATACCGCGAAAAAAATCCTTCCGTAAAACCGCGCGGTTTTGCGCGTGCCGCTTTTGAAGCCCTCGATTGGGCGGACGCGCTCGTGCAGGCTATCTTTATGGTTTTGCTCATTCAAATTTTTATCGTGCAGTTGTATATGATTCCGTCGGAATCGATGGTGCCGGAATTTCTCGTCGGCGATCGTGTCGTCGTTTTTAAAACGGCGAGCGGTCCGAAGTTTCCGCTCTCCGACGTCGGCGTTCCGTCGCTTAAAACCTACGAGCGGGGAGACATCGTCGTGTTTCGAAATCCGCATTACAGCATGGACAGAAAATCGGAAGTGAAAACCGTTACGAGTCAGCTCGTCTACCTCCTCACCTTTATGGCGGTAAATCTCAACAAAGATGAAAACGGCAGACCGAAACCCGATCCGCTCGTAAAGCGCGTTGCGGGCGTGCCGGGAGAGCAGCTGGTGATGCAGGACGGAGTCCTCTATGCGCGCACAAAAGACGGGAGCGATTTCAAACCGGTCGAAAAAGATGCGCGTTTTGCCGCGTGGAATTTAAACGACGTTGCCCCAAAAGCGAAGCGCGGCATACGGGAATTTCCGCTTTCGCAAAGCGAATACGATCTCATGATCGAGTGTGAAAAAAGGCGGCGCGAATACGATATCGATGCGGCATCTCGTTCGTGCCGCGCTCTCGTCGAACGCTTCAGACGTGCAGTTCCCGATCGCAGCGGAACCTTTACGATGGATGCCTCTTCGATGCACGAATACAATCTCTTTGTCAATTTCGATGCCCTCACGCAGCGTCTCATGAGCGCGGACGGAGGGACTGCGTGGTTTTCGTCCTTTATGACCGATTGGATCGCGTCGAAGCCGGAGGCGGGAAGCTATGCAGGAGGCGATATCTACAGCGATGCGAATTACAGGCTCAATATCATGATAAAGGAATGCGTCGGAAACCTCGTCGTGCGGAATGCCGAATTGATAAAAGCGGCCTCTTCCTCCGATGCGCGCAGAAGCGACGGTGAAATCCGCTCGCTTATGGAAAGGGCTGAAATGCTCAACCTGTACGTGATGCTCCTCGATCAGCGCAATATGCCGGTCTTTCCCGAAAACAAAAACGGACGGCCTCAGTATATTCCCGAGGGCTCTTATTTTATGATGGGAGACAACCGCTTCAATTCCGCCGATATGCGCCATTCGTATACGAAGACGCTCACCCCGCTTACAAAACTCGACGCCTACTCTGTAACTTACGAATCGAATATGAGTCCGCAGTATGTCGGAAAAAAATACATACTCGGCACGACGCTCTTCCGCTTTTGGCCGCCTTCTCGGATCGGCGCAATCGGAAAACGGCGATAG
- a CDS encoding type III pantothenate kinase, which produces MMLCFDIGNTNCKTALFDGEKLVHVWRISSDVKRTGDEYFSTIRTLIRDASVSLSDIDSAVISSVVPNLTGPFVNVTQHIIGKKPLIIGPDMYASLPVKIPESAVHEIGTDLLCDALEAWERNKCACIVSDFGTALSFVVVDANANIAGVAIAPGIGTAFKSLFTNTAQLPAVPLEIPATSLGTNTTVAIQSGIMLGYKSLTEGLIERMKRDLEKSTGIRQADIKTIATGGLNSMIKPITDVFDEADKELTLSGIRRAALYAGL; this is translated from the coding sequence ATGATGCTCTGTTTCGATATCGGCAACACGAACTGCAAAACCGCACTCTTCGACGGAGAAAAACTCGTCCACGTGTGGCGGATCAGCTCCGACGTAAAACGCACCGGCGACGAATACTTTTCGACGATACGGACGCTTATCCGCGACGCTTCCGTCTCCCTTTCCGACATCGATTCGGCAGTCATAAGTTCCGTCGTACCGAATTTAACCGGCCCCTTCGTAAACGTCACGCAGCACATCATCGGCAAAAAGCCGCTCATCATCGGACCCGACATGTACGCCTCTCTCCCCGTAAAAATTCCCGAAAGCGCCGTCCATGAAATCGGAACCGACCTCTTGTGCGATGCGCTCGAAGCGTGGGAGCGCAACAAGTGCGCGTGCATCGTTTCGGATTTCGGCACCGCGCTTTCTTTCGTCGTCGTCGACGCAAACGCGAATATCGCCGGAGTGGCGATAGCGCCGGGCATCGGCACCGCGTTCAAATCGCTTTTTACGAATACCGCGCAGCTTCCGGCGGTACCCCTCGAAATTCCTGCGACGAGTCTCGGCACGAATACGACGGTCGCGATTCAGTCGGGCATCATGCTCGGCTACAAAAGCCTTACCGAAGGTCTCATCGAGAGGATGAAGCGCGATTTGGAAAAATCGACGGGTATCAGGCAAGCCGACATAAAAACTATCGCAACGGGCGGCCTCAACAGCATGATAAAACCGATCACCGACGTGTTCGACGAAGCGGACAAAGAGCTTACGCTCTCAGGCATCCGCCGCGCCGCACTGTACGCAGGACTCTGA